The sequence caggggggggggggtcaaggggtACTGACTTGTCCCTGCAGCCGTCGGTGCAATCACAGCCCACCAGGAACTGTGGACTGGTGTTGATGAAGACACCGTCCTCTGGGATACGCTCCTTACCTGAGAAGACAACACAGTCTGGTCACACACTCTCTAACACCACGACACTCTAACACCACGACACTCTGTAACACCACGACACTCTGTAACACCACGACACTCTGTAACACCACGACACTCTGTAACACCACGACACTCTGTAACACCACGACACTCTGTAACACCACGACACTCTGTAACACCACGACACTCTGTAACACCACAACACTCTCTAACACCACGACACTCTCTAACACCACGACACTCTCTAACACCACGACACTCTAACACAAacagtctctccccctcccagacTTACTGTAGGCCACACTAGGAGGGGGGGTGATGTCGATCTCGTTGACGCAGGACAGAGGGATGTCTTCCTTGCCCTTGGTGATGTCCCGGATGTAGTAGAAGGGCTCCTGAGGCTGGAAGCGGCGGTCCACCAGCACGTAGGGGTCCAGGCAGAACATCTCCAGGAAGATGAAGTCACAGTGGGTCTGGAACAGGTAGCGCTGGATCTCCCCCATGTTACGGAGACACAGGCCACAAGGGGCTTTGTAGATCACATGGAACGACACCTGGACAGGAGTGGGAGGAGATGGTCAGCTGTCAATCATTTCTTGGAATTTACATGTAGTCGTTTAGcagaagtacagggacattccccccgaggcaagtagggtgaagtgccttgcccaaggacactacgtcattttgcacggcggggaatcgaaccggcaagcTTCTGAaaactagcccgattccctaacccctcagccatctgagtCCCACATATAAAGAGTTGGGACCTGTTTCCATGATCTCCTGACAATCCCAACCTGAACTCAAACCGCTACAGCCACCAACaccaaccctcccctcccccccctggcaGTGTTGATGTTGTGCTGTAAGCCCCGCCCTACCTTGCGGTTAATTTTCCGTCGGCCAGTCAGGCGCCTGTAGTCGTACAGCAGGGGGATGAGCAGGGGGTTCTTGCCCCTGTGGAAGTCGGGCCGGGGGGGGCGGATGCGGttgaggcaggcaggctggcaggcgtGGGGGAGGTAGAACACGCGGTCTTTGGGGGCCCGGTAGGAAGACTCCTGGGGGATACGGTCACTGACCACCAGGTGGGGGGTCGTCACGGGGACGGCGGGTGGGGCCACGGGGGGCGGGGCcacagggggcgggggaggaggaggggggggaggagccggAGGCTGCAGGGGCTGTATGGGGTGAtggacctgggggaggggggtcagggtcTGGGTCGTACCTGGTTTGAGGACAAACACTCTGtgggcgagagacagagaaagagacagagagagacagagagagagtgaaggcttGTGAGAAGTCAGTCTTGTGCTTGTGCAGTCTGGTGGtggtgagtgtggtgtgtgtggtgagtgtggtgtgtgtggtgtgtgtggtgagggtggtgaGTGTGGGCTCACCTggaggggctgtgagggagCACTGAGGTCATAGGAGTGGGCGTGATCTTATTCCCCACTCCTCCAGGAGAAGGGCCAAACTGGGGGGAAGTCTTCTTTATCACCTGTTTgttactgagagaaagagactctGTTTAGAGGGAGGATGTGTGCCAGACTCCTGTGTGACTTCAGTCTAGGTTCTGGAGTTTCTACACATGTACCAGTTAGCTGAGTGTAGAGAGAGGAATGCCAGATAAGAAATAGGACTCAGGAATAATAAGAAACAAACGTTGGTCTCATGCAAAGCCTCTACAGCCGCTACAGAGGACTGAGAATGTCATTTGTATGATATGTTAATCTGGGATTCATATTTATGCTGAATCAGGATATCCTTGATTCATCCATCAGGACGTCATGACTCACCCCTCACCCTGGTTCCACCTCACCCTGGCCTCATCTCCTGGGTGAAGTTCAGACACCTCAGTCTGCACTCCACCTGCTGTCTCTACCTGCTCCTGCACCACCTCATCCACCTGCACCTCATCCACCTGCATCACCTCATCCTGCacctcatccacctcctcctcatccaggtGCTCTTCACCCAGCTGCTTAgacctgactggctggctagtAGTAACAGTTATTTACTCCACATGAATAAAGAAGACAGAGCTGTGTAGGTCCACAGCTCCTCTCAAACCCAGCCTGTCCTGCTGTGAGCTACTCACTCGATCCAGGCAGGGCCAATGGGCTGGGAGcgtgtggtggtggaggagggggggttctgGGGAGCGCCGGAGCTCCCCTCACTGGTGTACTGCACCACTGGGCCCTTGGCCCTAacagcacctgcacacacacacacacacactgatcaggCCCACTGTGCTACTGTGTGTCTGCAATGATTGGgagtgtctgtgttggtgttgtgtgagtgtagagagagagtgtgtgtgtggtgtgtgcggggggggggggggtagatagtgtgtgtgtgcgtgtgtgtgtgtgtgttacccatgTTGGGCCTggtcctctgctgcccagccagCTTCTTCTCCTGGGAGTTGGCCGTGTTCATCTTCAGGTTGAACATGGGCTCCAGGCGTGTGGAGCCCCTGTAGATCCACTCACTCCTCTTGTCATCCTGACGAGAGCAGCACCACACATTACCACCAGGGGGCACTCAACCCCAGCATAATACCTCCATCCCCAGTTGCAGGAATCAAGGCCAAAGCCATCTAAAATGATCTATAGCAGCCGTGTTCCAGACCCcgatctcccttctcctccactaCCTCAAACCAACTGCAATCACAAAAAAACTCTgacagatttacatttagtcatttagcagacgctcttatccagagcaacttacagtcagtacagggacattcccctgaggcaagtagggtgaagtgccttgcccacggacacaacgtcatatgtcgccaaccggcaaccttctgattggtagcctgattccctaaccgctcagccatctgactcccatagaCTTACAGCCCATGCAGAAGGTTTGATACGCCTGGCTGTGATGTCATACCAGGAAGAGGATCTTGACGAGGCTCCCGTCCACCTCGTCCACACGGCTCCTCCACCAGGTTCCCTCCCACTCCGTCTTAATGACCTGCCCCGCCTTCAGCAGAACCATGGGCCTGTTGGGATATGCCGTGATGTACTCCTCGATGAAGTCCCTGCACGACGCGTCCTCGATGTCCTCCCAGGTCCGCTTCactgggagaggggtggggggagggggaggagggagtttTTACTGTGATGTAGCTGAGCTGAGGTGTCGCTTgtctgaggaggaagaggaggagtcttACTTGGTCTGCAGACAGGGTACAGCTCTGGCAGGGTCACATATGAAGCATAACCATCATCGAAGAAGATCAGGAACCTGCACATAAACACAGTTTGTCGCCTCATGAAGGCTTTGGAGTGGGTGCCTTGCTGACTATGTGACAGGGTAGGATTGTTTAGCACACCGTTTAAATCAACCCTCACCTTCCTCTCCACTCACCTCATGCGATTCTTGTTGTTGGGCATCTCTGCCAGAATGCCAGCGTAGAGCCACACCTGGTTCCCATCCTTGTACTTGGCGACCACGCGTGCCCCCACATACAGCCTCTCCAGGGTGGGGTGGTAGTCAAACGCCACATGGTTCCCTGACAGCAGGCTCTTGCCCTTGTTCTCAAACTTCACCTTGTACTTAAAACCGCTCCCTGCACACGAGGACGGAAAGATGGGACGTTCTCTCAAATGTAACGTCACGTACAGAGAAATACGCAAAACTATTCTTCACATGCCAcggaagtgcgtgtgtgtgtgttgagcatgCGTACACGTGTGTCCTATAGGGATGAGTGTTGATGCAGTTGTTTTGTCTGTATGTATCTGTTGTCATGTTGATTTTAGCACTCTGTATAGCACATTGGTCAACGAAAGTTGTGTTTAgctgtgctttataaataaagattgattgattgatgatCACATGACCCACCGACAGGGCTGATGGCGATGAGAGTGCCTCTGTGCCAGGTTTTGGTGCGTTTCTTTCCCAGAATGCTCATCTCCACCAGGAGCTGGTCCTCCTTCAGGGAGGGGTTGGGCTGCGTGGCCGGCCCCCCGGGAGCCTGGTACATCACCACCGCAGGCAGGTGCATCCTGGAGGACTGGACCACACCTGGAGGACaaaaaccccccacacacagacacacacacacgtgggtgAGCTTGTCCTCATCTCAGGGTCCTCTGAGGGAGAGTTTGATAGCATGCAGTACGGTAGATCATGAGTGATGTTGGTGTGCCTTCCCACCTGACTGTATGGTGGGTTTCGTCGGTACAGCGGTTGTGGGGGTCTTGTTGACCATCTGCACCAGAGTCTGGACCTGCTGAGACGACCTCTGGATGGCTGCTGACGCCTCCTGAAACTGACACACATTGAAAACAACCACAGAACAGGAAGCCATTTGGATTTCAGTTCATCTTGagagtgtgttcctgtgtgggcGGGCCTCTGTTCTTACTGCTGCATCCTTGACAGGAGTCACAGGCGTCTTAGGTGGAACTACTGTATACAGAGGGGGAACACAGAGGAACACCAATCAGAACGACTCCCTCTCGCACAAACCTAACATTGGTGAACCCAGCATAAGTATGAAGCGGCCCACGAACACTTACAGCAGCCCACGGCGATGACGTCATCGTCCTCGTCGTCATCGATCTCGATGACCTCTAAGGGTTTCCTCTCTCCGACTCCTCCCTCGTCCTCGGAGCTGCTTTCCCTGTACACCAGCCCCCTCTTGCCGTACGCCCGCTTCACCAGGGTGGCACATTCCTGGATGGACCTGCTCAGACAGACGGGAGCACAATGACGCCAACACCCTGAACAGAGAAGGTTCTAGAACCACTGTACTGTTAGAGGGTATTAATGTTCAACATTATTGCTGTCGTATCGTTTTCTTCACTGCATTGCAGGCATTCACATACTAAAAGACCGTGTTTATAATTATTCAGACTCTACattttgttggttagtggtagctgatttaaactgttgtattctattttagttaatcctatttttattgctttcctacaggtacacctgcacttagagattaatgttgtgtaattttaacttgtttaactacatgctcttatgatttcttccctttagcactattttttggttgttcacaatatgtacttcttgtttttgactacccgcaatgctgtggggctatcttgttgttattatcagtgacctatgcactttgtaaagctctctcttggaagtcgctttggataaaagcgtccgctaaatgaataaatgtaaatgtacatttagggGGGCCATGCTCCCCCATTGAACTACCCAAAACATTGAGCTACTTCAGAGTATAGACCCAGACAGTCTACTCACTGGTTGGCGTTGTCCAAGAGCGATTCAACAGtagccttctctttctcccgctGCTCCACCCAGTCCTTCAGCTCAGCCAGCTGGGCTTTCCTCTGTCTCACCGCCTCACTTCTCTCCACCTCGTCGTCTATCCACTTCCTAAGCTCGTCCAGGGAGacacccagctcctcctccaggcccgaATcccaaccctccacctccatactGAGagcgacggagagagagacgagcgGTAGTTGGCGGACAGGGATACATTCAGCCATGATAGGCACTTTGCTTGCAAAGTGCCAAGATGCAGTACGGAGCAATTTGGTTAAAACAAATATTATATTCAAGGGATACTTTTCTTAACGATGTGATGTTGGTTTGAAGGTACAGTTTTACTAACACGTTAAATCTAACATTTAAAGATGTGTAAAAACAGTTTATCATATGACCCATCATCTATAGATTTACCACTATTGACACCATACAATAGAAATGGTCACAAATCTACACACGATGTAAACATGCAAACTACATCCACCGGGATTGTTGCTACCAATGCCAGGGAAACTACAGCGTAAACTAGCAGGTTTTACAGCACGCTAGAACTCGCTAAGCACGTATTTATGAAATAAAAGTGTAAAGCCAGGAAATGTGCGGCTACCACTTAGTCTGCAAGCAGTCTAACCGAACATAAGAACAAATGTGCATACGCTTCAACACGGAGTCGATTACTGTACCAACTTGCAGGACATTTTGCTTACCGAGTGCTTGTACTTGTTCCTGCTAGCACATTAAGCTAGCTAGCGAAATAGACTGGCTAGCCAGCTAGTAGCAAGTTTGTTTTACTAGTAGCGGGACAAAGTTAGCCAACGCTTGCAAGATTTTAGAAAGTCTCTTCTCTAGTTCAATTACGTGTCATCTAGGAGTTGAATGCATGCCTATAAAATACGTATGGCTGTTGATCGCAAGTTGAACACTTACTCATCAGCAGGATCCATTCCACAAGCCTCCATAGATAGGTTACATGTTCTTCTGTTGATGCTGTGGTTGATTGCAACCAAACATTACCGCCACCTCCTGTTCGGGGGGtgttttatttaatgttttactATTACCCGCACCCAAGTTTCTCGAAGTAAGGCGAAGGAAGCCTTACTTATCTCCCTTCGGCTGATGGTGGTGTTTCTGATTGTTCCCTTAGTATACCTGTGCCTCGTCCAATAATTGTAcatagcgggacaagttatctcTTActtgagaaatacaaggtgttgcgtgatAGCGTGATAAATGGTGGAAATGCGTGAGTCTCAAGGCAAATGCAGTGGGTCGTTACCGGAAACTATCCCGTGATAGTGAAACATATCTTCCAAAGACACTCGAAATGTGAGTGTTCGTGCTTTGCTTTGTGGAAGAGCAGGGGTTCTAATAGCTCTGTAACTAATCCTAAAATGTGAGCTTtcacacaaaataaataattgaccCCTCACCACCATCATAAAAAAAGCTCTTTACACAAACTCAAATGATCAAATTTCTAATTTGGATCTCAAATTTGTCAAAAAGGTTAGACATAATTAACAGGTATCTAATGGTGGACACTTATTATGAAGATGTTAAACTGTAATGACAAAAGTGAAacatggtgaatatttgaatatTTATTCTCTCTGACACATTCATGGGATTCTGTTTCATTAGGAGGTTAATGTACATATAAAATTACGATCAAAGAGGCATACAAAAAGCTAGAAAAATGAATCGAATTTGTGTTGAAAAATGTTCAAAGGACAAAGTCAAATCCATTCTACATTACAATCGTATTTCCAGAGGGCAGTTGCATCTTTTGAGTGGGTACATCTTGTATGTTTACCCCTCTGGTAGTACAGACCAGGGCTGTGAGTGGGTCACCCCCCATTATCATCCGGCTCTTGCTGGTACGAGGACACAGAGATGGATCTGTAAGGGTTCAGCACCATCTGGGCGCAGCGTACTATGGTCACCAACAGGAAGGAGCAGAGCAGGAACACGAAGAAGAGGGCAAAGCCCAGGTCCACGTCCACGTCAAACCTGGCAAccgggaggagagcagggtccATGTTTTAAACAACACAGAGGAAGAAGACACAGGGTTTTGTTGGGCTTTGGTTCGGATTCAGGGTCCAGGCTTGCTCTGGTTTTGTCTGCTCAGTCCACGTGCTTTGCCAAAGTTTGCTGTCGTAATAAAGGTGCATCCAGACTTGTCTCCTGCCAAATGAAGCCTCTTCAGTACTTCCCTTTTTTCTTAAAGTAACGTTCTTGTATTTCAGTTGTTTCAGTTAAATGTGTCAACTCACACTCCTTGCTTCTTTCATTtaaacaagctctctctctctctctttccctctctctgagagagagacacagagacaccctctccacctcctcgctCGGCCAGTCCCACCCCCTAAGGGGATGTACCGATGAACACACATAGCCACGCTTGGCACCTGTGTCCCCAATTAATAGTTAAAGAGGAGTTTGGTAACAATCAGGCCGTTCCTGAGATTAGAACACCCATGGAAGCCTGCGTCCACCCACCTGCACAGGGGGCTGGGCTCTGGAGGCAACCCACCTGCACAGGGGGCTGGGCTCTGGAGGCAACCCACCTGCACAGGGGACTGGGC comes from Hypomesus transpacificus isolate Combined female chromosome 2, fHypTra1, whole genome shotgun sequence and encodes:
- the setdb1b gene encoding histone-lysine N-methyltransferase SETDB1-B isoform X2 → MEACGMDPADDMEVEGWDSGLEEELGVSLDELRKWIDDEVERSEAVRQRKAQLAELKDWVEQREKEKATVESLLDNANQSIQECATLVKRAYGKRGLVYRESSSEDEGGVGERKPLEVIEIDDDEDDDVIAVGCLVPPKTPVTPVKDAAEASAAIQRSSQQVQTLVQMVNKTPTTAVPTKPTIQSGVVQSSRMHLPAVVMYQAPGGPATQPNPSLKEDQLLVEMSILGKKRTKTWHRGTLIAISPVGSGFKYKVKFENKGKSLLSGNHVAFDYHPTLERLYVGARVVAKYKDGNQVWLYAGILAEMPNNKNRMRFLIFFDDGYASYVTLPELYPVCRPMKRTWEDIEDASCRDFIEEYITAYPNRPMVLLKAGQVIKTEWEGTWWRSRVDEVDGSLVKILFLDDKRSEWIYRGSTRLEPMFNLKMNTANSQEKKLAGQQRTRPNMGAVRAKGPVVQYTSEGSSGAPQNPPSSTTTRSQPIGPAWIDNKQVIKKTSPQFGPSPGGVGNKITPTPMTSVLPHSPSRVFVLKPGTTQTLTPLPQVHHPIQPLQPPAPPPPPPPPPPVAPPPVAPPAVPVTTPHLVVSDRIPQESSYRAPKDRVFYLPHACQPACLNRIRPPRPDFHRGKNPLLIPLLYDYRRLTGRRKINRKVSFHVIYKAPCGLCLRNMGEIQRYLFQTHCDFIFLEMFCLDPYVLVDRRFQPQEPFYYIRDITKGKEDIPLSCVNEIDITPPPSVAYSKERIPEDGVFINTSPQFLVGCDCTDGCRDKSKCACHQLTLQASACTPGGQPNPHAGYLNKRLEECLPTGIYECNKRCKCCAEMCTNRLVQHGLQVCLQLFKTQNKGWGIRCLDDVAKGSFVCIYAGKILTDDFADKEGLEMGDEYFANLDHIESVENFKEGYESEAHCSDSDGSGVDLSRLKVSLSTSLGLNKPGSKTDRSRTKAKDDEDSSKDGDSNGEDDSNDESDSSDDTFKKDPYHSTNSVWRSYTTRRQAKGIKEGSQDSKDGVSASAGGPEDRKSPHLLEETGKSKVASWLTSQPSTSQTAVKMEGLKLEKMEGGKKQEVMTLSDSDDVQTISSGSDDKEREKSIQGVVKRQVAVKSTRGIALKGSHSMMVKHGPSVGHAPSGAGVQAGGPQSQGGGAGDSGPQNTRQFFDGEESCYIIDAKLEGNLGRYLNHSCSPNLFVQNVFVDTHDLRFPWVAFFASKRIRAGTELTWDYNYEVGSVEGKELLCCCGSTECRGRLL
- the setdb1b gene encoding histone-lysine N-methyltransferase SETDB1-B isoform X1, with amino-acid sequence MEACGMDPADDMEVEGWDSGLEEELGVSLDELRKWIDDEVERSEAVRQRKAQLAELKDWVEQREKEKATVESLLDNANQSIQECATLVKRAYGKRGLVYRESSSEDEGGVGERKPLEVIEIDDDEDDDVIAVGCLVPPKTPVTPVKDAAFQEASAAIQRSSQQVQTLVQMVNKTPTTAVPTKPTIQSGVVQSSRMHLPAVVMYQAPGGPATQPNPSLKEDQLLVEMSILGKKRTKTWHRGTLIAISPVGSGFKYKVKFENKGKSLLSGNHVAFDYHPTLERLYVGARVVAKYKDGNQVWLYAGILAEMPNNKNRMRFLIFFDDGYASYVTLPELYPVCRPMKRTWEDIEDASCRDFIEEYITAYPNRPMVLLKAGQVIKTEWEGTWWRSRVDEVDGSLVKILFLDDKRSEWIYRGSTRLEPMFNLKMNTANSQEKKLAGQQRTRPNMGAVRAKGPVVQYTSEGSSGAPQNPPSSTTTRSQPIGPAWIDNKQVIKKTSPQFGPSPGGVGNKITPTPMTSVLPHSPSRVFVLKPGTTQTLTPLPQVHHPIQPLQPPAPPPPPPPPPPVAPPPVAPPAVPVTTPHLVVSDRIPQESSYRAPKDRVFYLPHACQPACLNRIRPPRPDFHRGKNPLLIPLLYDYRRLTGRRKINRKVSFHVIYKAPCGLCLRNMGEIQRYLFQTHCDFIFLEMFCLDPYVLVDRRFQPQEPFYYIRDITKGKEDIPLSCVNEIDITPPPSVAYSKERIPEDGVFINTSPQFLVGCDCTDGCRDKSKCACHQLTLQASACTPGGQPNPHAGYLNKRLEECLPTGIYECNKRCKCCAEMCTNRLVQHGLQVCLQLFKTQNKGWGIRCLDDVAKGSFVCIYAGKILTDDFADKEGLEMGDEYFANLDHIESVENFKEGYESEAHCSDSDGSGVDLSRLKVSLSTSLGLNKPGSKTDRSRTKAKDDEDSSKDGDSNGEDDSNDESDSSDDTFKKDPYHSTNSVWRSYTTRRQAKGIKEGSQDSKDGVSASAGGPEDRKSPHLLEETGKSKVASWLTSQPSTSQTAVKMEGLKLEKMEGGKKQEVMTLSDSDDVQTISSGSDDKEREKSIQGVVKRQVAVKSTRGIALKGSHSMMVKHGPSVGHAPSGAGVQAGGPQSQGGGAGDSGPQNTRQFFDGEESCYIIDAKLEGNLGRYLNHSCSPNLFVQNVFVDTHDLRFPWVAFFASKRIRAGTELTWDYNYEVGSVEGKELLCCCGSTECRGRLL
- the LOC124479227 gene encoding cortexin domain containing 2-like yields the protein MFDVDVDLGFALFFVFLLCSFLLVTIVRCAQMVLNPYRSISVSSYQQEPDDNGG